A genomic segment from candidate division TA06 bacterium encodes:
- a CDS encoding NADH-quinone oxidoreductase subunit B family protein: MFLKKLCAKAFPKSLWIYHVNTGSCNGCDIEIVDVITPYYDAERFGIKLAGSPRHADIMLVSGPVTRQALPSLKRAYQAIPDPKIVIVVGSCGAGGSLWFDTYNVVGGVDKVIPVNYYIPGCPPRPEAILYGVAVALGLAPKKVKAEETVEGPIREGRWK, from the coding sequence ATGTTCCTAAAAAAACTTTGCGCCAAGGCCTTTCCCAAGTCGCTGTGGATCTATCACGTCAACACTGGGTCCTGCAACGGCTGCGACATCGAGATCGTGGACGTGATCACTCCATACTACGACGCCGAGCGCTTCGGGATCAAGCTGGCTGGCAGCCCCCGTCACGCCGACATCATGCTGGTGTCCGGGCCGGTGACCCGCCAGGCCCTGCCCTCCTTAAAGCGGGCCTACCAGGCCATTCCCGACCCCAAGATCGTGATCGTGGTGGGCTCCTGCGGGGCCGGCGGCAGCCTGTGGTTTGACACCTACAATGTGGTAGGCGGGGTGGACAAGGTAATCCCGGTCAACTACTACATCCCCGGCTGTCCGCCCCGGCCCGAGGCCATCCTCTATGGGGTGGCGGTGGCCCTGGGGCTGGCTCCCAAGAAGGTCAAGGCCGAGGAAACGGTGGAAGGGCCGATCCGGGAGGGAAGGTGGAAATGA